A part of Prevotella melaninogenica genomic DNA contains:
- the nanU gene encoding SusD family outer membrane lipoprotein NanU — MKKLLSYITAAALSLSLTGCMDIEPVSTITDANYWKTPDQVQAFNQGLCSWMRSYAADYIIWGEMRCNIYSGTSFSGEAPQGYERLWNNTLEKSSAVVGNYGGLYTGINQINLMIDKVNEAGYLTEAEKTSYLGGAYGMRAFLYFQLLRTYGDVIIYLQHTEGKTIDLGKVARKQDAAADVMKQIKADITASETAYNNNYKFTNGRTYWSLAATKMLKGEVYLWSGKQMGGGSADYQTALTAYQEVQNNADVSLLDNFEDVFAYDNKENKEIIYALHNRENEASLWGGLYTSLVMNKQNVGAYRLHNDAGQAIQFSESKYLNLRLGSGVMRFPLDKRLWTKLYSNDGDKRKKASLADVYQASDGSYVGNICNKFHGTLLAGSSATSWYDDQPIYRYAECLLGIAEAKVFLGQDPSTEINQVRRRAYGATYFNAHAEVQYPNDVSTGGSATLTTFYTDNPFVGGDEDPIEAILKERLREFLFEGKRWHDIRLVDKATKYSTASADRLLWPIDETTKSTNAELKQTPGYGD, encoded by the coding sequence ATGAAAAAGTTACTATCCTATATAACAGCTGCAGCCCTCAGCTTATCACTGACGGGTTGTATGGACATCGAGCCTGTTAGTACTATTACCGACGCAAACTACTGGAAGACTCCTGATCAGGTGCAGGCTTTCAATCAAGGACTCTGTTCTTGGATGAGAAGTTATGCTGCTGACTATATCATCTGGGGTGAGATGCGATGTAATATATATAGTGGTACCTCCTTCAGTGGTGAGGCTCCACAAGGCTACGAACGCTTGTGGAATAACACCCTTGAGAAGAGTAGTGCTGTGGTAGGCAACTACGGAGGGCTTTATACTGGTATCAATCAGATTAATCTGATGATAGATAAGGTGAATGAAGCTGGTTATTTAACAGAAGCGGAGAAGACCAGCTACCTTGGTGGTGCTTATGGCATGCGTGCCTTCTTGTATTTCCAGTTGCTTCGTACCTATGGTGATGTGATTATTTACCTTCAACATACAGAAGGAAAGACCATTGACTTGGGTAAGGTTGCTCGTAAGCAGGACGCAGCAGCTGATGTGATGAAGCAGATAAAGGCTGATATTACAGCTTCTGAGACAGCTTATAATAACAATTATAAGTTTACTAATGGTCGTACTTATTGGTCGCTTGCTGCAACCAAGATGCTCAAAGGTGAGGTATATCTGTGGAGTGGCAAACAGATGGGGGGCGGTTCTGCCGACTATCAGACAGCTCTCACTGCTTATCAAGAGGTTCAGAATAATGCCGATGTAAGTTTGCTTGACAACTTTGAGGATGTCTTCGCTTATGATAATAAGGAGAATAAAGAGATTATCTATGCGCTTCACAATCGTGAGAATGAAGCGTCTTTATGGGGAGGTCTCTATACTTCACTTGTGATGAACAAGCAGAACGTTGGTGCTTATCGTCTGCATAATGACGCTGGTCAGGCTATACAATTTAGCGAATCAAAGTATCTGAACTTACGCTTAGGAAGTGGCGTAATGCGCTTCCCACTTGACAAGCGTTTGTGGACGAAACTCTATTCAAATGATGGTGACAAGCGTAAGAAGGCTTCTTTGGCAGATGTTTATCAGGCTTCAGACGGTTCATACGTGGGTAATATCTGTAATAAGTTCCACGGAACATTGCTTGCTGGTAGCTCAGCTACATCATGGTATGATGACCAACCTATCTATCGCTATGCAGAGTGTCTGCTTGGTATTGCTGAGGCTAAGGTCTTCTTAGGTCAGGACCCATCAACAGAAATCAATCAAGTTCGTCGTCGTGCTTATGGTGCTACCTACTTTAATGCACATGCTGAGGTACAATATCCAAATGATGTTAGTACGGGAGGTAGTGCTACGCTGACCACGTTCTATACTGATAACCCATTTGTTGGTGGTGATGAGGACCCAATAGAAGCAATCCTTAAAGAGCGTCTACGTGAGTTCTTGTTCGAGGGAAAGCGTTGGCATGATATCCGTTTAGTTGATAAGGCTACAAAGTATTCAACAGCAAGTGCCGACCGCTTGTTGTGGCCTATTGATGAAACAACCAAGTCAACGAATGCTGAATTGAAACAGACTCCTGGTTACGGAGATTAA
- a CDS encoding TonB-dependent receptor plug domain-containing protein, which produces MKNNRKIFICKGAYNTYSLYRKAICLTLFSSFFMLRGNSQEVNKRDTTVEMKEVMVTARSEIRKLKESAMPVSVIGQRQLQGTASNINDVLAHTVGVTVRNTGGLGSASRISLRGLEGKRMGMYVDETPMSQLSNFVTLNDIPTNMIERIEVYKGIVPYKFGGSALGGAVNVVTKEYPPVYFDFSYELGSFNTHQVSTVFKRTDQKTGLQFGIGGAFSFAKNNYKMTLANLDNRIVERDHDKFNKVMAGMSVKATKWWFDEMKWELIFLKTRQEIQGIDLDVREAYNHSVSGVTALTLKRKNFFLDGLDFDFDIGYIIGRYGLNDKASNRYDWDGNKLPPVSPYGGEQNNFPSDGRNRSNELTSKLNLGYTIDEHHGVNLNVYFDRNSLHPNDSLMDKAWGFRANFPSKMNTLTTGLSYDLTLFGGRFQNAFTLKNFIFTSHSRSIDVYSVREPEPVKISKSYFGFSDALRYKFTNDLMLKASFNSEVRIPTSEELIGNGYSILASPALEPERTSGVNVGVLYRHLKQDDGLVEIELNGFYNQLKDMIRFTPDMIPTMARYRNFGSVRTRGVELDVKGDVCSVLYLYANGTYQDLRDVRKLTPGTTVENPTYMKRIPNVPYLLANFGAEFHKENLFGGKEQNTRFLFDASYVHTYFYDFEMSKNQDKKIPASLTMDAAVEHSFKNDQWILTFKMKNLANRRVVSEFNRPLPGRYVGVKIRYLFK; this is translated from the coding sequence ATGAAAAATAACAGAAAAATATTTATCTGCAAAGGGGCGTATAATACTTATTCGTTATATAGAAAGGCGATTTGTCTAACACTTTTTTCAAGTTTTTTCATGCTTAGAGGAAATTCGCAAGAGGTGAATAAGCGTGATACGACTGTTGAAATGAAAGAAGTTATGGTGACAGCACGTAGCGAAATTAGGAAGTTGAAGGAGTCGGCAATGCCCGTATCCGTTATAGGGCAGCGCCAATTACAAGGAACGGCATCAAATATTAATGACGTACTTGCACATACGGTCGGAGTCACAGTGCGAAACACGGGAGGTTTAGGCAGTGCTTCCCGAATCTCACTTCGTGGTTTGGAAGGTAAACGTATGGGTATGTATGTGGACGAAACGCCCATGTCGCAGTTGAGCAACTTTGTTACCTTAAATGATATCCCAACGAATATGATAGAACGTATTGAGGTTTATAAAGGTATTGTCCCTTATAAGTTTGGCGGTTCTGCATTAGGAGGTGCTGTTAACGTAGTAACGAAAGAATATCCGCCTGTTTATTTTGATTTCTCATACGAACTTGGCTCGTTTAACACGCATCAGGTGTCAACTGTGTTTAAACGTACGGATCAAAAAACTGGTTTACAGTTTGGTATAGGCGGTGCTTTCTCGTTTGCGAAGAACAACTACAAAATGACATTGGCAAATTTGGACAATAGAATCGTGGAAAGAGACCATGATAAGTTCAATAAAGTTATGGCTGGAATGTCTGTTAAGGCTACGAAATGGTGGTTTGATGAGATGAAATGGGAGCTCATTTTCCTGAAGACCCGACAAGAGATACAAGGAATAGATCTTGATGTGCGTGAGGCTTATAATCATTCTGTTAGTGGTGTGACGGCATTGACCCTAAAGCGTAAGAACTTCTTTTTGGATGGTCTCGACTTTGATTTTGATATAGGATATATCATTGGCAGATATGGTTTGAATGATAAAGCATCAAATCGTTATGACTGGGATGGGAATAAGCTGCCGCCTGTCTCCCCATACGGCGGAGAACAGAATAATTTTCCTTCTGATGGGCGTAACCGCTCGAATGAGCTAACATCTAAGCTTAATCTGGGTTACACGATAGATGAGCATCATGGTGTTAATCTAAATGTCTATTTCGATAGGAACTCACTTCACCCAAACGATTCTTTAATGGATAAGGCTTGGGGTTTTCGCGCAAATTTCCCAAGTAAGATGAATACGCTGACGACAGGATTGTCTTATGATTTAACGTTATTCGGAGGTCGTTTCCAGAATGCTTTTACTTTAAAGAACTTTATCTTCACATCACATTCGCGTAGTATAGATGTTTATTCTGTGCGAGAGCCAGAGCCTGTGAAGATATCAAAGTCTTATTTTGGATTCAGTGATGCACTTCGTTATAAGTTTACAAACGACTTGATGTTAAAAGCATCCTTCAATTCTGAAGTCCGCATACCTACAAGTGAGGAGCTGATAGGAAACGGATATTCCATACTTGCATCACCAGCATTGGAACCTGAACGCACGTCGGGCGTAAACGTTGGTGTACTCTATCGACATCTAAAACAGGATGATGGACTGGTTGAGATAGAGTTGAATGGATTTTATAATCAGTTGAAAGACATGATTAGATTCACTCCAGATATGATTCCTACAATGGCTCGCTATCGTAACTTTGGTAGTGTTCGTACGAGAGGTGTTGAACTTGATGTTAAAGGAGATGTCTGTTCAGTACTTTATCTTTATGCGAATGGTACTTATCAAGACCTTCGTGACGTGAGAAAGCTAACTCCAGGTACTACTGTCGAGAATCCCACCTATATGAAACGTATCCCAAACGTACCTTATCTGTTAGCAAACTTTGGAGCAGAGTTTCATAAAGAGAATCTCTTTGGAGGAAAGGAACAGAACACACGTTTCCTCTTTGATGCTTCATACGTGCATACGTATTTCTATGATTTTGAGATGAGTAAAAACCAAGATAAGAAGATTCCAGCTTCTTTGACTATGGATGCCGCTGTTGAGCATAGCTTTAAGAATGATCAGTGGATATTGACTTTTAAGATGAAGAATCTTGCTAATCGACGTGTTGTCTCAGAGTTTAACCGCCCATTGCCTGGCAGATATGTTGGAGTAAAGATTAGATATTTATTCAAATAG